In Methylomagnum ishizawai, one DNA window encodes the following:
- a CDS encoding glycosyltransferase 61 family protein, which translates to MMRLPTTTPPVSMTLRLQYFDDVPIMPYTRLLGGGSPHEGGPVWPDWERQTTARHCRKGQPCDHPPIILPIEDILAEPVAWAGPIVPHFGHQLAEFSLRILPTLAEWPDAVFAFAANPPRKITSLATAPGFFREILAWFGVAPERTRVLVKPTLAARLRVAPQAEQLGRIGPAPDYLDLLDTLTRKRLGRPGRRGRLYVSRAGQSARFAGERYLETALAAAGVAVFRPERVALAQQLRRYAVAEHVIFAEGSALHGTQLLGRALGRVSVLCRRPSSRLAEVFVQARAQSLEYLDCGAQLIYGLDATGRIADSRALTVLDEALLLDRLEWLGIPLRRYWDSAQYQAACADDIREWLVSFAQSPRLAVPGSRERILACLAACGFAALAPAIDAPTPPIR; encoded by the coding sequence ATGATGCGCCTGCCAACGACCACGCCCCCCGTTTCCATGACACTGCGCCTGCAATACTTCGACGATGTGCCGATCATGCCCTATACCCGCCTGCTGGGCGGCGGCTCGCCGCACGAGGGCGGGCCGGTGTGGCCGGATTGGGAGCGCCAGACCACGGCGCGGCATTGCCGCAAGGGCCAGCCCTGCGACCATCCGCCCATCATACTGCCCATCGAGGATATCCTGGCCGAGCCGGTCGCCTGGGCCGGTCCCATCGTCCCCCATTTCGGCCATCAGCTCGCCGAGTTCTCCTTGCGTATCCTGCCAACGCTGGCGGAATGGCCGGACGCCGTGTTCGCCTTCGCGGCCAATCCGCCGCGCAAAATCACCTCGCTGGCCACGGCCCCCGGCTTTTTCCGGGAAATCCTGGCTTGGTTCGGCGTCGCCCCGGAGCGGACGCGGGTCTTGGTCAAACCGACCCTGGCTGCCCGCCTCCGCGTCGCTCCCCAAGCCGAACAACTGGGCCGGATCGGCCCCGCGCCCGATTACCTCGACCTGTTGGATACACTCACCCGGAAGCGCCTGGGCCGTCCGGGCCGGCGGGGCCGGCTATACGTCTCCAGGGCGGGCCAAAGCGCCCGCTTCGCCGGGGAGCGCTATCTTGAAACCGCCCTGGCGGCGGCGGGCGTGGCGGTGTTCCGCCCGGAAAGGGTGGCCCTGGCCCAGCAACTCAGGCGCTACGCCGTCGCCGAGCATGTGATCTTCGCGGAAGGCTCGGCCTTGCACGGCACCCAACTCCTCGGGCGGGCGCTGGGCCGGGTCAGCGTCCTGTGCCGCCGCCCGAGTTCCAGGCTGGCCGAGGTTTTCGTCCAAGCCCGCGCCCAAAGCCTCGAATACCTGGATTGCGGAGCCCAGCTGATTTATGGCCTGGATGCGACGGGCAGGATCGCCGATAGCCGGGCCCTCACCGTCCTGGACGAAGCCTTGTTGCTGGACCGCCTGGAATGGCTGGGCATCCCGCTCCGGCGGTACTGGGACAGCGCCCAGTATCAGGCGGCCTGCGCGGACGATATCCGGGAATGGCTGGTAAGCTTCGCTCAAAGTCCACGCCTAGCCGTGCCCGGTTCACGCGAGCGAATCCTGGCCTGCCTCGCCGCTTGCGGCTTCGCCGCCCTCGCCCCGGCCATCGACGCGCCCACTCCGCCAATCCGATGA